A region from the Vicia villosa cultivar HV-30 ecotype Madison, WI linkage group LG3, Vvil1.0, whole genome shotgun sequence genome encodes:
- the LOC131660657 gene encoding uncharacterized protein LOC131660657, whose protein sequence is MSSSPFPSCFRPSPTTDDHRLSSPPPPPPPPHSTNPNLATYLYQTDIGLVSLTWSRSILGRSLHVQLHHHPFDSPPNPSSSSFHLHIKPFIFWKKHGTKKLSANTHLFWNLSKAKFGSGPEPNSGFYVAVVVDNEMTLLVGDSNKDAYAKSKSKEPKKNHSQYLVMKREHVYANKIYNTRARFGGKMRDIQIDCGGRDHSKLCFSVDGTKVLQIKRLKWKFRGNERVEICGVPVQISWDVYNWLFVKDNSEGHAIFMFKFEEDEEEQHDSVKDKSLMSLWTQQNVNLGGYEVGKMGKSWSSSSVSMASSGGSFGASSSVLEWSSVEENELVVPVGFSLLVYAWKR, encoded by the coding sequence atgtcaTCTTCTCCTTTTCCTTCTTGTTTCCGTCCCTCTCCAACCACCGACGACCACCGTCTTTCCTCACCACCTCCGCCGCCCCCGCCGCCGCATTCAACCAACCCTAACCTCGCCACCTATCTTTACCAAACCGACATCGGCTTAGTTTCTTTGACTTGGTCACGTTCCATCCTAGGTCGTTCTCTCCACGTTCAACTCCATCACCATCCCTTCGATTCTCCACCTAAcccttcttcttcctccttcCATCTCCACATCAAACCGTTCATCTTCTGGAAGAAACACGGCACGAAGAAACTCTCTGCGAATACTCACCTTTTCTGGAACCTCTCGAAAGCGAAATTCGGGTCAGGACCCGAACCGAACTCCGGTTTCTACGTCGCGGTTGTCGTCGACAACGAGATGACGCTTCTGGTCGGAGATTCAAACAAAGACGCGTACGCGAAGTCCAAATCCAAAGAACCGAAGAAGAATCATAGTCAGTATCTCGTGATGAAGAGAGAGCATGTTTACGCTAACAAAATCTACAACACGAGAGCGAGATTCGGAGGTAAAATGAGAGATATTCAGATAGATTGCGGTGGAAGAGATCACTCGAAGCTTTGTTTCAGCGTTGATGGAACGAAAGTGTTGCAGATAAAGAGACTGAAATGGAAGTTCAGAGGAAATGAAAGAGTTGAAATATGCGGTGTGCCGGTTCAGATCTCGTGGGATGTTTATAACTGGTTGTTTGTGAAAGATAACAGCGAGGGTCACGCGATTTTCATGTTCAaatttgaagaggatgaagagGAACAACATGACAGTGTTAAAGACAAGAGTTTGATGAGTTTGTGGACTCAGCAGAATGTGAATTTGGGAGGGTATGAGGTGGGGAAAATGGGTAAGAGTTGGTCTTCTTCGTCGGTTTCGATGGCGTCTTCCGGTGGATCTTTTGGGGCGAGTTCATCGGTTTTGGAATGGTCGAGTGTTGAGGAGAATGAATTGGTTGTTCCTGTTGGGTTTTCTTTGCTTGTTTATGCATGGAAACGATGA